In Carettochelys insculpta isolate YL-2023 chromosome 31, ASM3395843v1, whole genome shotgun sequence, a single window of DNA contains:
- the DOK2 gene encoding docking protein 2 isoform X4 gives MLYRESACSCARLELFEGAGPPPSEKPKKAESSKKLIKLSNCVHVAEANADSPKETIPFILETTEKRYLLAADSSEAATWILTLCEVAFARSRDEQKAAAGKDGHLGSLAMEENSLYSSTAKAAATREFRVTVRATEASERCRLWGSFILRAEDEALELQDLMTGDVLYTWPYKFLRRFGRDKVTFSFEAGRRCASGEGNFEFETTQGNEIFYVIESAINVQRGLGADELRWASPADDAFRVPVSGRTLSRAKDGEDKGSAAGSLLHHTASTKCLSLESSLEGKLVKGKLVKPTNSYPLSGEPTSSFVPPAGSEVTYAEPHDSLRLDPQGRAKTLDQVRKAVAQRKVAVESDYAVPFDTIAKSLLSSEFGSFLCGLKEPQTPYPLYDSIEEAGMRKRSQPPTHPKPEHIYDEPEGLSAPTHSVYDEPEEVKGEAWKLQATAEDPVGHEYPYNPNRDDYSVPKRPVPVQHPLGAQGEDWVGETEYDNVALKFLKKKNVQ, from the exons ATGTTGTACCGGGAGAGTGCCTGCTCCTGCGCCCGCCTGGAGCTCTTCGAGggagctgggcctcctcccaGTGAGAAGCCCAAGAAGGCTGAGAGTAGCAAGAAGCTCATCAAGTTGAGTAACTGTGTGCACGTGGCTGAGGCGAATGCTGACAGCCCCAAGGAGACCATCCCCTTCATCCTGGAGACCACGGAAAAGCGCTACCTGCTGGCAGCGGACAGCAGCGAGGCAGCCACTTGGATTCTCACCCTCTGCGAGGTGGCCTTTGCG AGGAGCAGGGAtgagcagaaggcagcagcagggaaggacgGCCACCTGGGCTCGCTTGCCATGGAGGAGAACTCCCTGTACAGCTCCACAGCCAAAG CAGCGGCCACCAGGGAGTTCCGAGTGACGGTCAGGGCCACGGAGGCTTCCGAGCGCTGTCGCCTCTGGGGCAGCTTCATCCTGCGAGCGGAGGACgaggccctggagctgcaggacctgatGACAGGGGATGTGCTGTACACCTGGCCCTACAAGTTTCTGCGGAGATTTGGACGGGATAAG GTGACCTTCTCCTTTGAAGCCGGTCGAAGATGCGCCTCTGGAGAAGGAAACTTTGAGTTTGAGACCACACAGGGCAATGAGATCTTCTATGTCATTGAATCAGCTATCAACgtgcagaggggcctgggggcagATGAGCTCCGGTGGGCCAGCCCCGCTGACGATGCCTTCAGGGTTCCCGTCTCTGGCAGGACTCTGAGCCGGGCCAAGGATGGCGAAGACAAGGgctcagctgcagggtccctgctgCACCACACAGCCAGCACCAAGTGCCTCTCCCTGGAGTCCAGCTTGGAGGGCAAGCTAGTCAAGGGCAAATTGGTGAAGCCCACCAACAGCTACCCGCTGTCTGGGGAGCCCACCAGCAGCTTCgtcccccctgctggctctgaggTGACCTATGCGGAGCCACACGACTCCCTACGGCTGGACCCGCAGGGCAGAGCcaagaccctggaccaggtgaggaaGGCAGTGGCTCAGAGGAAAGTGGCTGTGGAGTCTGACTATGCTGTGCCCTTCGACACCATCGCCAAGTCCCTGCTGAGCTCGGAGTTCGGCAGCTTCCTCTGCGGCCTGAAGGAGCCACAGACCCCATACCCACTCTATGACAGCATAGAGGAAGCGGGCATGAGGAAGcggagccagccacccactcatCCCAAGCCCGAGCACATTTATGATGAGCCTGAGGGCctgtctgcccccacccacagcgtGTATGACGAGCCCGAGGAGGTCAAGGGTGAGGCCTGGAAACTGCAGGCCACTGCAGAGGACCCAGTGGGTCACGAGTATCCCTACAACCCCAATCGGGATGACTACTCCGTGCCCAAGAGGCCTGTGCCAGTCCAACACCCACTTGGTGCGCAAGGGGAAGATTGGGTTGGGGAAACCGAGTATGACAATGTGGCCCTCAAGTTCCTGAAGAAGAAGAATGTGCAGtga
- the DOK2 gene encoding docking protein 2 isoform X3 has product MSALVQAEAEKWRKFWVMLYRESACSCARLELFEGAGPPPSEKPKKAESSKKLIKLSNCVHVAEANADSPKETIPFILETTEKRYLLAADSSEAATWILTLCEVAFARSRDEQKAAAGKDGHLGSLAMEENSLYSSTAKAAATREFRVTVRATEASERCRLWGSFILRAEDEALELQDLMTGDVLYTWPYKFLRRFGRDKVTFSFEAGRRCASGEGNFEFETTQGNEIFYVIESAINVQRGLGADELRWASPADDAFRVPVSGRTLSRAKDGEDKGSAAGSLLHHTASTKCLSLESSLEGKLVKGKLVKPTNSYPLSGEPTSSFVPPAGSEVTYAEPHDSLRLDPQGRAKTLDQVRKAVAQRKVAVESDYAVPFDTIAKSLLSSEFGSFLCGLKEPQTPYPLYDSIEEAGMRKRSQPPTHPKPEHIYDEPEGLSAPTHSVYDEPEEVKGEAWKLQATAEDPVGHEYPYNPNRDDYSVPKRPVPVQHPLGAQGEDWVGETEYDNVALKFLKKKNVQ; this is encoded by the exons ATGAGTGCCCTGGTGCAGGCAGAAGCTGAG AAATGGAGGAAGTTTTGGGTGATGTTGTACCGGGAGAGTGCCTGCTCCTGCGCCCGCCTGGAGCTCTTCGAGggagctgggcctcctcccaGTGAGAAGCCCAAGAAGGCTGAGAGTAGCAAGAAGCTCATCAAGTTGAGTAACTGTGTGCACGTGGCTGAGGCGAATGCTGACAGCCCCAAGGAGACCATCCCCTTCATCCTGGAGACCACGGAAAAGCGCTACCTGCTGGCAGCGGACAGCAGCGAGGCAGCCACTTGGATTCTCACCCTCTGCGAGGTGGCCTTTGCG AGGAGCAGGGAtgagcagaaggcagcagcagggaaggacgGCCACCTGGGCTCGCTTGCCATGGAGGAGAACTCCCTGTACAGCTCCACAGCCAAAG CAGCGGCCACCAGGGAGTTCCGAGTGACGGTCAGGGCCACGGAGGCTTCCGAGCGCTGTCGCCTCTGGGGCAGCTTCATCCTGCGAGCGGAGGACgaggccctggagctgcaggacctgatGACAGGGGATGTGCTGTACACCTGGCCCTACAAGTTTCTGCGGAGATTTGGACGGGATAAG GTGACCTTCTCCTTTGAAGCCGGTCGAAGATGCGCCTCTGGAGAAGGAAACTTTGAGTTTGAGACCACACAGGGCAATGAGATCTTCTATGTCATTGAATCAGCTATCAACgtgcagaggggcctgggggcagATGAGCTCCGGTGGGCCAGCCCCGCTGACGATGCCTTCAGGGTTCCCGTCTCTGGCAGGACTCTGAGCCGGGCCAAGGATGGCGAAGACAAGGgctcagctgcagggtccctgctgCACCACACAGCCAGCACCAAGTGCCTCTCCCTGGAGTCCAGCTTGGAGGGCAAGCTAGTCAAGGGCAAATTGGTGAAGCCCACCAACAGCTACCCGCTGTCTGGGGAGCCCACCAGCAGCTTCgtcccccctgctggctctgaggTGACCTATGCGGAGCCACACGACTCCCTACGGCTGGACCCGCAGGGCAGAGCcaagaccctggaccaggtgaggaaGGCAGTGGCTCAGAGGAAAGTGGCTGTGGAGTCTGACTATGCTGTGCCCTTCGACACCATCGCCAAGTCCCTGCTGAGCTCGGAGTTCGGCAGCTTCCTCTGCGGCCTGAAGGAGCCACAGACCCCATACCCACTCTATGACAGCATAGAGGAAGCGGGCATGAGGAAGcggagccagccacccactcatCCCAAGCCCGAGCACATTTATGATGAGCCTGAGGGCctgtctgcccccacccacagcgtGTATGACGAGCCCGAGGAGGTCAAGGGTGAGGCCTGGAAACTGCAGGCCACTGCAGAGGACCCAGTGGGTCACGAGTATCCCTACAACCCCAATCGGGATGACTACTCCGTGCCCAAGAGGCCTGTGCCAGTCCAACACCCACTTGGTGCGCAAGGGGAAGATTGGGTTGGGGAAACCGAGTATGACAATGTGGCCCTCAAGTTCCTGAAGAAGAAGAATGTGCAGtga
- the DOK2 gene encoding docking protein 2 isoform X2 — translation MDEGVVKQGLLYLQQQQTFGKKWRKFWVMLYRESACSCARLELFEGAGPPPSEKPKKAESSKKLIKLSNCVHVAEANADSPKETIPFILETTEKRYLLAADSSEAATWILTLCEVAFARSRDEQKAAAGKDGHLGSLAMEENSLYSSTAKAATREFRVTVRATEASERCRLWGSFILRAEDEALELQDLMTGDVLYTWPYKFLRRFGRDKVTFSFEAGRRCASGEGNFEFETTQGNEIFYVIESAINVQRGLGADELRWASPADDAFRVPVSGRTLSRAKDGEDKGSAAGSLLHHTASTKCLSLESSLEGKLVKGKLVKPTNSYPLSGEPTSSFVPPAGSEVTYAEPHDSLRLDPQGRAKTLDQVRKAVAQRKVAVESDYAVPFDTIAKSLLSSEFGSFLCGLKEPQTPYPLYDSIEEAGMRKRSQPPTHPKPEHIYDEPEGLSAPTHSVYDEPEEVKGEAWKLQATAEDPVGHEYPYNPNRDDYSVPKRPVPVQHPLGAQGEDWVGETEYDNVALKFLKKKNVQ, via the exons ATGGACGAAGGGGTTGTGAAGCAGGGGTTACTgtacctccagcagcagcagacctTCGGCAAG AAATGGAGGAAGTTTTGGGTGATGTTGTACCGGGAGAGTGCCTGCTCCTGCGCCCGCCTGGAGCTCTTCGAGggagctgggcctcctcccaGTGAGAAGCCCAAGAAGGCTGAGAGTAGCAAGAAGCTCATCAAGTTGAGTAACTGTGTGCACGTGGCTGAGGCGAATGCTGACAGCCCCAAGGAGACCATCCCCTTCATCCTGGAGACCACGGAAAAGCGCTACCTGCTGGCAGCGGACAGCAGCGAGGCAGCCACTTGGATTCTCACCCTCTGCGAGGTGGCCTTTGCG AGGAGCAGGGAtgagcagaaggcagcagcagggaaggacgGCCACCTGGGCTCGCTTGCCATGGAGGAGAACTCCCTGTACAGCTCCACAGCCAAAG CGGCCACCAGGGAGTTCCGAGTGACGGTCAGGGCCACGGAGGCTTCCGAGCGCTGTCGCCTCTGGGGCAGCTTCATCCTGCGAGCGGAGGACgaggccctggagctgcaggacctgatGACAGGGGATGTGCTGTACACCTGGCCCTACAAGTTTCTGCGGAGATTTGGACGGGATAAG GTGACCTTCTCCTTTGAAGCCGGTCGAAGATGCGCCTCTGGAGAAGGAAACTTTGAGTTTGAGACCACACAGGGCAATGAGATCTTCTATGTCATTGAATCAGCTATCAACgtgcagaggggcctgggggcagATGAGCTCCGGTGGGCCAGCCCCGCTGACGATGCCTTCAGGGTTCCCGTCTCTGGCAGGACTCTGAGCCGGGCCAAGGATGGCGAAGACAAGGgctcagctgcagggtccctgctgCACCACACAGCCAGCACCAAGTGCCTCTCCCTGGAGTCCAGCTTGGAGGGCAAGCTAGTCAAGGGCAAATTGGTGAAGCCCACCAACAGCTACCCGCTGTCTGGGGAGCCCACCAGCAGCTTCgtcccccctgctggctctgaggTGACCTATGCGGAGCCACACGACTCCCTACGGCTGGACCCGCAGGGCAGAGCcaagaccctggaccaggtgaggaaGGCAGTGGCTCAGAGGAAAGTGGCTGTGGAGTCTGACTATGCTGTGCCCTTCGACACCATCGCCAAGTCCCTGCTGAGCTCGGAGTTCGGCAGCTTCCTCTGCGGCCTGAAGGAGCCACAGACCCCATACCCACTCTATGACAGCATAGAGGAAGCGGGCATGAGGAAGcggagccagccacccactcatCCCAAGCCCGAGCACATTTATGATGAGCCTGAGGGCctgtctgcccccacccacagcgtGTATGACGAGCCCGAGGAGGTCAAGGGTGAGGCCTGGAAACTGCAGGCCACTGCAGAGGACCCAGTGGGTCACGAGTATCCCTACAACCCCAATCGGGATGACTACTCCGTGCCCAAGAGGCCTGTGCCAGTCCAACACCCACTTGGTGCGCAAGGGGAAGATTGGGTTGGGGAAACCGAGTATGACAATGTGGCCCTCAAGTTCCTGAAGAAGAAGAATGTGCAGtga
- the DOK2 gene encoding docking protein 2 isoform X1 yields MDEGVVKQGLLYLQQQQTFGKKWRKFWVMLYRESACSCARLELFEGAGPPPSEKPKKAESSKKLIKLSNCVHVAEANADSPKETIPFILETTEKRYLLAADSSEAATWILTLCEVAFARSRDEQKAAAGKDGHLGSLAMEENSLYSSTAKAAATREFRVTVRATEASERCRLWGSFILRAEDEALELQDLMTGDVLYTWPYKFLRRFGRDKVTFSFEAGRRCASGEGNFEFETTQGNEIFYVIESAINVQRGLGADELRWASPADDAFRVPVSGRTLSRAKDGEDKGSAAGSLLHHTASTKCLSLESSLEGKLVKGKLVKPTNSYPLSGEPTSSFVPPAGSEVTYAEPHDSLRLDPQGRAKTLDQVRKAVAQRKVAVESDYAVPFDTIAKSLLSSEFGSFLCGLKEPQTPYPLYDSIEEAGMRKRSQPPTHPKPEHIYDEPEGLSAPTHSVYDEPEEVKGEAWKLQATAEDPVGHEYPYNPNRDDYSVPKRPVPVQHPLGAQGEDWVGETEYDNVALKFLKKKNVQ; encoded by the exons ATGGACGAAGGGGTTGTGAAGCAGGGGTTACTgtacctccagcagcagcagacctTCGGCAAG AAATGGAGGAAGTTTTGGGTGATGTTGTACCGGGAGAGTGCCTGCTCCTGCGCCCGCCTGGAGCTCTTCGAGggagctgggcctcctcccaGTGAGAAGCCCAAGAAGGCTGAGAGTAGCAAGAAGCTCATCAAGTTGAGTAACTGTGTGCACGTGGCTGAGGCGAATGCTGACAGCCCCAAGGAGACCATCCCCTTCATCCTGGAGACCACGGAAAAGCGCTACCTGCTGGCAGCGGACAGCAGCGAGGCAGCCACTTGGATTCTCACCCTCTGCGAGGTGGCCTTTGCG AGGAGCAGGGAtgagcagaaggcagcagcagggaaggacgGCCACCTGGGCTCGCTTGCCATGGAGGAGAACTCCCTGTACAGCTCCACAGCCAAAG CAGCGGCCACCAGGGAGTTCCGAGTGACGGTCAGGGCCACGGAGGCTTCCGAGCGCTGTCGCCTCTGGGGCAGCTTCATCCTGCGAGCGGAGGACgaggccctggagctgcaggacctgatGACAGGGGATGTGCTGTACACCTGGCCCTACAAGTTTCTGCGGAGATTTGGACGGGATAAG GTGACCTTCTCCTTTGAAGCCGGTCGAAGATGCGCCTCTGGAGAAGGAAACTTTGAGTTTGAGACCACACAGGGCAATGAGATCTTCTATGTCATTGAATCAGCTATCAACgtgcagaggggcctgggggcagATGAGCTCCGGTGGGCCAGCCCCGCTGACGATGCCTTCAGGGTTCCCGTCTCTGGCAGGACTCTGAGCCGGGCCAAGGATGGCGAAGACAAGGgctcagctgcagggtccctgctgCACCACACAGCCAGCACCAAGTGCCTCTCCCTGGAGTCCAGCTTGGAGGGCAAGCTAGTCAAGGGCAAATTGGTGAAGCCCACCAACAGCTACCCGCTGTCTGGGGAGCCCACCAGCAGCTTCgtcccccctgctggctctgaggTGACCTATGCGGAGCCACACGACTCCCTACGGCTGGACCCGCAGGGCAGAGCcaagaccctggaccaggtgaggaaGGCAGTGGCTCAGAGGAAAGTGGCTGTGGAGTCTGACTATGCTGTGCCCTTCGACACCATCGCCAAGTCCCTGCTGAGCTCGGAGTTCGGCAGCTTCCTCTGCGGCCTGAAGGAGCCACAGACCCCATACCCACTCTATGACAGCATAGAGGAAGCGGGCATGAGGAAGcggagccagccacccactcatCCCAAGCCCGAGCACATTTATGATGAGCCTGAGGGCctgtctgcccccacccacagcgtGTATGACGAGCCCGAGGAGGTCAAGGGTGAGGCCTGGAAACTGCAGGCCACTGCAGAGGACCCAGTGGGTCACGAGTATCCCTACAACCCCAATCGGGATGACTACTCCGTGCCCAAGAGGCCTGTGCCAGTCCAACACCCACTTGGTGCGCAAGGGGAAGATTGGGTTGGGGAAACCGAGTATGACAATGTGGCCCTCAAGTTCCTGAAGAAGAAGAATGTGCAGtga